The sequence GGATCCGAAGCTGCCCATCATCcatcagagagcaggagaggcCAGACAGGTCCAGGTGAGCGGGCAAATCTATTCTTTGCATGAAGCCCATCTGGGTTGAAGCTAAGGAGGAAAAGGAGgcgcaggaggaggaggaggaggaggaggaagaggaggagcaggaCTGACTGTCCTCCACACCGGCCTGTTTCATAGCTACGACTGCCAGACTTCGTCCTTCGAGTTTAACAGTGATGTCCCCTGGAGCATAGCCCCGGGCGTCTAAGGTCACGAGAAGATCGCTGTTGTCACTGGTCGGTTCTGTGTCTCTGTGCAGCtctgtgctgactgcctctgtTTTCTGCTCTCTGTTTTCATTTAGTCTACAAGAATCAAACATCTGCATCAGATTCATTGCCATTCAAACATCTATAGGTCTAAACACATAACAGAGAAGATGAATCCACCACTGTGGGTCTCAGATATTTTACCTACCTTTTCAGAGTGGATGAAATTACAGGAAACTGTGCTAGTTTAAGGAGCTGTGGTCCTTCGTGGAGCTCCCTAAAGAGGCTTTCAGCTACCTTGGCTCTCTGATTTAAGAGGTTCTGCTGCAGAGAGGATAGAGCTACATGACGCAGAGGCCAAAGGATCTCCTGCTGGCTAAGGAAAGAATCATCAGCAAATATGCTGTTTAAAGCTGTAAACTGTGACATCATAGCACTGCTAAACAGTTCCTAGTTTcaattttaaagaaagaaagtatgtttttgtttgctcCAAGCAGATATTTTGGACTCCTTCGCTGTCTTGGTGTAAATTTGCTCCTGGTCTCAGATCCCTTATGTACCCCAGTGTCAGTGCTGAGGCCCTCCCACTGTACTATTTAAACCCCATGAGCTCAGTGCAGTTTGTCAGCATAGGGCAGCCAGGTCAGGAATGTCCTGCTACTCATCAAAAAGCTAAAGACGGCTCATGATTATAATCTGTTGGTATATATCTGGTTGTGAAAAGAAGACTTCCTATTTCTGGGGGATCCCCTAAGCAGCCAGCCATTACACACCTGCTTTCTTTCATTCCTAAGAGGCTATCGGAGCGGGCTTTAGTTTAGGTGTATGGAAAACAGTCCACGTAATGAAAATAAGTCAAATGTTCAAATTACCaatgtcagtgtttgtttttactcattATTGCCCTTTTTTACATGggatatttataaataaatatattagcCTTATGCCAATACAATGTTCCATAACTATTCTTCATATTAGCCTGAATAggtctgaaaataaaattaataatataaaattaaCTCCTTCGGGATCaggtgtggatggatggatggacggacggacggacggatggacggatggatggataggtgggtGGGTGAATGGATGGTTGCCTTGTAAAATGCTGTATCTGAACTATGCAATGTAATAggtgcctccatgcaatgcattcaatgcattgcatggaggcacctattactattcacctctaaactggactctattatttttcttccgtccagattaatgcggcccgaaccgcagcgtgcacccccacaatatatatatcaaaacgtacggctcggtcccgggaggtgtgctattacttttattggcgtttcgagttaccatggcgatgtaattaacgaaaaaccgccccccaaaatccccataggaatgaatggagtcaggggcggaggAATCTTCAAAATTCACTGgttttgaggctctactgtatcgccatactttcacctagaaacacagtttgactttcagtttgtagaaaaatccgccggctcttcagaaatgaaaacggtttgttgataactgctacggtttctctaaaatttgactccaagcgacacaaagtttgcgacAAAATCACActctaacagtggagatggcagttactagagtgtagaaagaggggattttttcaggaaaaatggtTTTTAACTGGCcttcacggccacaaattttgctctaaagtcacaattttcagtcagtttgtagggccgggcctctgctttcacacaataactttaaaattgttctaggtttcatagatttctgtcaaaaccccctcgatcgccaagactcacaggaattctgtaggcctcccatgtattttcaatgagagtttgaccagtaatccatgagtgacaccatttctttccatcatcctattttatactgtgaatgacatagagctatgaaaatctccatgattggggacgagggatagctatcgcccacagtttaaaaaaatttcaaataccatgtacggattcccagatattagactttgttcgggagcatgttcaggcatttttgtctttttctccattttccctctcttttcatccagtgttgtgcctttattattatattttcaaaaataaaggatgaatattaatgttcccctgtccgttctgataaaaacggtccaagaatgacatcgatcgcccctacggtttcagagttatggccagttgttcgggagcatgcgcctccatgttataaagcctagaccaggggagacagagagagaggtgctgcgtgagtgagaaacagcaggtgtcaagttacactgacgctctttgctgattggctgattcattcctcactgttctatttatagctctgtgtatctcctactgtatatgtctggatgtgattctgtctttctttctgcctctctgtgtctcacacacagacacacacccacacacatccatggattactatctttgtgaggaatTCCCTTTATTCTCTTCATgtctatggcttaaacatgaccctaccactaactcttttccagcgggacacacacacacacccacccacacacacgcagacaagcacacacacacacacacacacacacacacacaaacatccatctatctttttaaggactttcattgacttccattgattttcattcatttctatggcttaaaccttacccgacccctaaccctttgaccatcttcataggaggcaactacatggcggccattttgtgcatGTACTGCAGtttcaacacccagacaactgtgattaaccctaaagggcaatttctttcattaaccttccatgcttactaatgatttctgaaagctgataatagcataaacaatgatttcagaagagcactaaaactttcaaaataaaagcctcaaccttccataattattattgatttttttaagctgataacaGTATACACAATGATTTTGGAACAGCAAGCAGCTTCTATATAACTAGTGGAAGTAACCCAtacctgaaaggacaactatactggaatttcaaaataagacagaaaatgctctacaaaatcaaagcctttacattttaaacaatagattattgcagcactgggcttcacactaatgttggagctcacccagtgttggaaatgggactatgctgatcctttgaaataagggttactgaaacattcaaaataaaagcctcaaccttccatagttactatggattttctgagctgacaagtgcatagaaaatgatttttaaacagcaagcgggttctatataactaatggaatgaacccagacctgaatgcacaaccatgctggactttcaaaataagacaaaacatgctctacaaaataaaagcctttgcattttaaacaatagatcatttcagaacTGGGCTTCACAGTAatattggagctcacccagtgttggccttttaaaataaggcttactgaaaatttcaaaataatagcCTGTCTTCCGGAGtcactagtaatattttaagctgataatagcatagacaatgaatttcaataaaaatagcaagctctgggCCGAGAAGCACGCAGCAAGAGGCAGGCCCtgtctaaatttcttccaaaATTTTCTAGTTAATGCTTATTATtcccctttgggattaataaagtatttttgaatttgaatggaATTGCTGTTGCTGATTGAGGCTGGTAAAATTTATTTAGGACAGAATTAAGGTCCATCTCTTACTACCAGTCTTTTACAAATCAAAGCTGTGGAGATTTCGTTATATACCAGATGATATAGATTCTGATTTTTCCAAAGTTATAAAAGCGTGTTTGAATTTAAACTATTCTTTACCAAAACACACATCTTCCTAAAGTGTGCATAGGTTAATCTGCAATAATATGGCTttcataaatttaaataaatgatattgTGCTTTGCTATGTTACCTTTATGATCAAATTTAATTTGACATCAAAGACTTGTCTTCAGCAGCTATTCAGACAGAGTGCATGAAGGACTTTAGTGTAAACAAAGCCAGAAGAGTCTCAGGTTACGGTTTCATCACGGTTTCTCTTGAACTCAGATTGCTGACATTCCCCTTCAGTGTCTGTATGTGTTTGCGTGAAGCTGTTAACATTGCAAGCAGCCTCTGTAATGATCTATTTATTGCTCCTTGACACCATTCTACAAACCTGCCTTCACTTCATTGGCTCAAACAGCGACCTAACTTAAATTTGATTCCTTAAGAATCACTGGCACACTTTTTGATTTCCAACCTTGTAATACTGACCTGAGTCAACATGATAACACTTTATATCATCCTGAGCATTACtatcaaacaaaaatgttgcattttgttttatgtgctttatgAGCTAAAGTTCAAAACTGTGTTGTTTGTTGAGCAGTAGGATTGTTGTTTTCAGAATCTCTGTCTAGAATTACTTGGGAACTGGGCTGAACTACATTCTGTGATCATGTTAAATGCAACACAACCTGTTCTTACACAATAAGTTAATACAGTTCAAATTGTGAAGAAGACAGCCTCAAAAAACTGCCAGGCTACCATAAAAATGAATATGTCAGTGAACCAGAGGATGCCAGAGACAGAAATAGAAGAGATATTCATGGCGACTGCCAATTCTAAATTATAAAGCTCTCATTACACCAACCTGTTCAGTCAggctgatttcttttgtttttgcttatggttggacttaaatatttaagatCATCCAACACATACCAGacacaaacaaaataacaaaataaaattttcaaatgaatattttattaatgagaAAAATACTGCTCACACAACTTGCCCTATGTGAATGAATAATTGCTCCCCCTGATTATAATatgaaataatacattttgtgaAAAGCTTAGTTCAATTTCATCTGCCACACCCAGGCCCGATTACTGTTAGATACGCAGAATCGAAGCCAAAGAGTAAGGCTAGGAAGGGCAGGCCCTGGGTGCTTTTATTGTCAGACAAATCTCACTCCAAATCACGTTTGTG is a genomic window of Girardinichthys multiradiatus isolate DD_20200921_A chromosome X, DD_fGirMul_XY1, whole genome shotgun sequence containing:
- the LOC124863329 gene encoding uncharacterized protein LOC124863329; this encodes MMSQFTALNSIFADDSFLSQQEILWPLRHVALSSLQQNLLNQRAKVAESLFRELHEGPQLLKLAQFPVISSTLKRLNENREQKTEAVSTELHRDTEPTSDNSDLLVTLDARGYAPGDITVKLEGRSLAVVAMKQAGVEDSQSCSSSSSSSSSSSCASFSSLASTQMGFMQRIDLPAHLDLSGLSCSLMDDGQLRIHAPVTKQPISEEHEVPIRYRTSLEFPIKN